From the genome of Alicyclobacillus curvatus, one region includes:
- a CDS encoding divalent metal cation transporter, translated as MRTNLAIQDTAILDSQHIGDIKGALGTVRVDDNVTRKSWRSRILTLLAIMGPGLIVMVGDNDAGGVATYAQAGQNFGTSLLWVLLLLVPVLIVNQEMVVRLGLVTGVGHARLIFERFGKFWGAFSVGDLFILNVLTIVTEFIGIRMAMSHFGVKPWVSVALASILLIGMTATGSFRRWERFMYVMVIANFLVIPLVLMTHPTARPVVTGFLLPGVHGGFTSDALLLIIGMVGTTVAPWQLFFQQSNVIDKRLTPRWLSYERFDTVIGSVVVVVGATALIVTTAFAFQGTTLAGQFVNAGTVIAGLSLHVGAVAGDLFAIILLNASLIGAAAVTLSTSYAFGDVFGTKHSLHRNIKEGWSFYVVYGIIILVSAGIVVIPHAPLGLITTGVQALAGILLPSATVFLLLLCNDKAVLGPWVNRPWLNIIGSVIVGVLVVLSLILAIATFFPSVNVQVLSLVSAGVLFVGLVAAGLVWYRRRSPVKPMYGEEDRHTWRMPPLGKLPKVIWSPTQKLAMATLRGYLVIAVIMLVVKIVQLSIGG; from the coding sequence ATGCGCACAAATTTGGCAATTCAAGACACGGCTATACTGGACAGCCAGCATATTGGTGACATCAAAGGCGCACTTGGTACAGTGCGTGTTGACGATAATGTAACTCGTAAGAGCTGGCGGTCCCGTATACTGACCCTGCTCGCCATCATGGGTCCTGGACTCATCGTGATGGTTGGTGACAATGACGCAGGCGGCGTGGCGACCTACGCTCAAGCAGGGCAAAACTTTGGCACAAGCCTTCTCTGGGTGTTACTGCTTCTGGTACCGGTGCTGATTGTGAATCAAGAAATGGTGGTTCGTCTTGGTCTAGTAACTGGAGTTGGCCATGCCAGGTTGATTTTTGAGCGGTTCGGGAAGTTCTGGGGAGCCTTCTCAGTTGGTGACTTGTTCATCCTGAACGTCCTGACCATTGTTACAGAATTTATCGGTATCCGCATGGCGATGTCCCATTTCGGCGTTAAGCCTTGGGTTTCAGTTGCACTTGCATCCATTTTACTCATTGGCATGACGGCTACCGGTAGTTTTCGCCGCTGGGAGCGATTTATGTATGTGATGGTTATCGCTAATTTTCTGGTCATACCTCTTGTACTCATGACCCATCCAACTGCTCGCCCAGTAGTTACAGGTTTTTTGCTACCGGGAGTGCATGGTGGGTTCACCTCGGACGCACTGCTTCTCATCATTGGTATGGTGGGGACGACAGTGGCACCGTGGCAGTTGTTTTTTCAGCAATCAAACGTGATCGACAAGAGGCTGACACCCCGGTGGTTGTCTTATGAGCGGTTCGATACAGTAATTGGTTCTGTTGTTGTGGTGGTTGGAGCAACTGCACTCATCGTAACGACTGCATTTGCATTCCAGGGAACCACCCTGGCTGGACAATTTGTGAATGCCGGCACTGTGATTGCTGGATTGTCGCTGCATGTTGGAGCGGTGGCCGGTGATTTGTTTGCAATCATTTTGCTGAATGCATCCTTGATTGGCGCTGCGGCAGTTACCCTATCGACTTCGTATGCGTTTGGTGATGTGTTTGGTACAAAACATTCATTGCACCGGAACATCAAGGAAGGCTGGAGCTTTTACGTGGTGTACGGCATCATCATTTTGGTTTCCGCTGGCATCGTCGTCATCCCACATGCTCCGCTTGGGCTTATCACAACTGGAGTACAAGCTTTGGCAGGCATTCTGCTCCCAAGCGCGACCGTGTTTTTGTTACTTCTGTGCAATGACAAAGCTGTTTTAGGACCTTGGGTTAATCGTCCGTGGTTGAATATCATCGGTAGTGTAATTGTCGGTGTGTTGGTTGTACTTTCGTTGATTTTAGCCATTGCAACGTTCTTTCCGAGTGTCAACGTCCAGGTATTAAGCCTTGTTTCAGCTGGCGTACTATTCGTTGGGCTTGTGGCAGCTGGCCTAGTATGGTATCGGAGGCGTTCACCAGTCAAACCGATGTACGGAGAAGAAGACCGGCACACTTGGCGAATGCCTCCGCTTGGCAAACTGCCGAAGGTAATATGGTCTCCGACACAAAAGCTCGCCATGGCGACCCTTCGTGGTTATCTGGTGATAGCAGTCATTATGCTTGTCGTAAAGATTGTTCAACTATCCATTGGAGGTTAA
- a CDS encoding cation transporter codes for MSTHAISVKKGIHIEIVSIIWMVIEAAVAIGAGTSAHSLSLTAFGADSIIELVAGAVLLWRLMIEAQGAGLAHVQRAEKSSSWVVGIALLALAVYVVAASIVKLITHQGAETSFWGIGLATASGIIMPYLSRAKKRIGSEIGSKALRSDGSCSIVCAYMAWIVLAGVILTALLGWWWIDAIAALGLVYYVVKEGWEAVQEARGNEDVCDRGCGY; via the coding sequence ATGTCGACGCATGCGATATCGGTAAAGAAAGGTATCCACATTGAAATTGTCTCAATCATCTGGATGGTGATTGAAGCGGCAGTTGCAATCGGAGCAGGTACTAGTGCTCACTCATTATCATTGACAGCGTTTGGTGCAGACAGCATTATCGAGCTTGTTGCGGGTGCGGTCTTACTTTGGAGATTAATGATAGAAGCACAGGGAGCGGGCCTTGCTCACGTGCAGAGGGCGGAGAAATCATCGTCCTGGGTAGTAGGGATTGCATTGCTTGCGCTTGCTGTGTACGTCGTCGCGGCTTCCATTGTTAAACTTATCACCCACCAAGGAGCGGAAACGAGTTTTTGGGGAATAGGATTGGCGACAGCTTCAGGAATAATCATGCCGTACCTATCGAGAGCCAAGAAACGAATCGGCTCCGAAATCGGTAGTAAGGCACTGCGCTCAGACGGATCGTGCAGTATCGTTTGTGCGTACATGGCGTGGATAGTTCTAGCTGGTGTAATTCTGACTGCACTTCTCGGTTGGTGGTGGATTGACGCCATCGCTGCACTTGGACTTGTTTACTACGTGGTTAAAGAAGGCTGGGAAGCCGTTCAAGAGGCACGCGGAAATGAGGATGTCTGCGACCGTGGGTGTGGTTATTGA
- a CDS encoding cation transporter: MNEHHHDHDHGDVLHSHAPARKMKLAFFLTLIILVVEVLGGWQSHSLALLSDAGHVLTDIAAIGLSWYAVKQSEKPPNEGMTFGYYRAGILAAFINGVTLILITIWILWEAYGRFQHPEHVMPTWMFASASVGLAMNLYLGLGMRREENVNVKSAVLHMLGDAAASAGVIIGGIIILFTHWYAIDPILSVLIALLIAFGAWRIIKQTIGVLMEGTPADVEIINVVEAITSVPGIQHVHDLHVWTITSGRNALSCHVVVDGKLTVENTQNLLREAVHKLVHLGLGHVTIQTEDPTHLHDESILCQDGGIAGHRH; this comes from the coding sequence ATGAATGAACACCATCATGATCACGACCATGGAGATGTACTTCATTCCCATGCTCCAGCCAGGAAAATGAAACTGGCGTTTTTCTTAACGCTAATCATTCTCGTTGTGGAAGTACTTGGAGGGTGGCAATCACACAGTTTGGCATTATTGTCGGATGCAGGACACGTCCTCACGGATATTGCTGCTATCGGTTTATCCTGGTATGCCGTGAAGCAATCTGAGAAGCCCCCGAACGAAGGCATGACATTTGGATATTATCGAGCGGGTATTTTGGCTGCCTTCATCAACGGTGTCACACTTATACTCATCACCATCTGGATTTTGTGGGAGGCGTATGGCCGCTTTCAGCATCCAGAACATGTGATGCCTACTTGGATGTTTGCCAGTGCGAGTGTAGGGCTTGCGATGAACTTGTATCTTGGCCTTGGCATGAGACGTGAAGAAAACGTCAACGTAAAGAGTGCCGTGCTTCATATGCTTGGAGATGCCGCCGCTTCCGCTGGAGTTATCATCGGTGGCATCATCATCTTGTTTACACATTGGTACGCTATTGACCCTATCCTCAGCGTACTCATCGCCCTCCTCATTGCGTTCGGTGCCTGGAGAATTATCAAGCAGACAATCGGTGTTTTGATGGAAGGAACACCTGCTGATGTGGAGATCATCAACGTTGTAGAAGCGATCACATCGGTACCAGGTATCCAGCACGTACACGACTTGCATGTTTGGACCATCACCAGTGGAAGAAATGCGTTATCGTGCCATGTAGTCGTAGATGGAAAGTTAACCGTTGAAAATACGCAAAATTTACTTCGTGAAGCGGTACACAAACTGGTTCATCTCGGACTTGGGCATGTGACCATTCAGACAGAAGACCCTACACATCTACATGATGAATCCATTCTTTGCCAGGACGGTGGGATCGCCGGCCATCGTCACTGA
- a CDS encoding winged helix-turn-helix transcriptional regulator: MLDIDRETCCDVVHGDAVNECTVQLNDAVVDSLSETFKALADPTRIRILYNLSKRELCVCDLAEVLGMTQSAVSHQLRYLKALRLVKNRRDGNTIYYRHDDAHTMGLLQMAIDHSSHISHEKGENE, translated from the coding sequence ATGCTCGACATAGACCGAGAAACTTGTTGTGACGTAGTTCATGGAGATGCGGTAAACGAATGTACGGTTCAACTGAATGACGCAGTCGTCGATAGTTTGTCTGAGACCTTCAAAGCACTCGCTGATCCGACGCGAATTCGTATTCTATACAACTTATCGAAACGGGAATTATGTGTTTGTGACCTTGCAGAAGTACTGGGTATGACCCAATCCGCAGTATCACATCAATTACGATATCTGAAGGCGTTACGGCTGGTCAAGAATCGCCGCGATGGAAACACCATCTACTATCGACATGATGACGCTCATACGATGGGATTGTTACAAATGGCAATTGACCACTCGTCTCATATAAGCCATGAAAAGGGAGAAAACGAATGA
- a CDS encoding metal-sensitive transcriptional regulator gives MNDVSSYKIPDVISRLSSIEGHIRGIKKMAEEGRSLKELLLQVSAVKSAINAVGRVILEDYLEDCVVDGIRQPSDSEVLDRMKKALEKFI, from the coding sequence GTGAATGATGTGAGTTCCTATAAAATACCAGATGTCATTAGTCGGTTATCGAGCATTGAGGGTCACATTCGTGGAATCAAAAAGATGGCAGAGGAAGGTCGTAGTTTGAAAGAACTGCTACTTCAAGTGAGTGCTGTGAAATCTGCGATCAATGCAGTCGGTCGCGTCATTCTTGAGGATTATCTTGAAGACTGCGTTGTGGATGGCATTCGCCAACCAAGTGACTCCGAAGTTTTGGACCGTATGAAGAAAGCATTGGAGAAATTTATTTAG
- a CDS encoding (2Fe-2S) ferredoxin domain-containing protein has product MTTWNLSGCRHHVLICNGDICVEHGGLDVAKTIRMEIASNNADPQIHTSLTRCNGRCDDACTVIVYPEGTWYRKVTPRLGRRIVTEHLLKGNMDPENVSIRYSEETGFALTHGTSVGRPKPDRKK; this is encoded by the coding sequence TTGACCACTTGGAACTTGTCAGGATGTCGGCACCACGTACTCATATGTAACGGCGACATTTGCGTGGAACATGGTGGTCTTGACGTCGCCAAAACGATTCGTATGGAAATTGCAAGCAATAACGCCGACCCACAAATCCACACGAGTCTGACGCGCTGTAATGGAAGATGCGATGATGCTTGCACCGTCATCGTGTACCCCGAAGGCACCTGGTATCGCAAGGTCACGCCGAGACTGGGGCGGAGAATTGTCACAGAGCATTTACTTAAAGGGAACATGGACCCTGAAAATGTGAGTATTCGCTATTCTGAGGAAACTGGATTCGCGCTTACGCATGGCACCTCAGTGGGGAGACCCAAACCGGACCGGAAAAAGTGA
- a CDS encoding MATE family efflux transporter: MERKMELSVVTTIPRQAQRVFQIALPAIGESYLQNLLGVVDTFFIAKLGLISIDAVGVTNVYSATYIGVFTAVSAALSVYLSRAVGAKNLERGRSVIWHGFVIALIIGLIVSVISFLFAIPLLHIMGTRGTLQATALPYFMIVLGISPLIAFFTAQSAAFRAIGLTKVPLRVGLEMNVLHVILDYVLIFGVGSFHGLGLEGAAIAMVIARLYALIRLWVKSRRVEALTLHGSDLTLSGSLSWSMIKFAVPAALERLSMRLGQVVYFGLIVRMGVDVYATHNIAGTLTTFGFTIGNGFAVAATATIGQAIGGGNESDVRIYRRWSYIESAVSMTAVAILLCLFSPWIGLLFTHKQHVIHLLFIILAIDIFSQPFLAAVLVDTSAIQAGGNSRFPMITTMIGIWVIRTLGVYVFAWRLGFGLPAVWVSIACDNALRAGLFLWYRRTRNWVQKLA; this comes from the coding sequence ATGGAAAGGAAGATGGAATTGAGTGTTGTCACGACAATTCCGCGACAAGCCCAGCGGGTGTTCCAAATCGCACTGCCTGCTATTGGTGAATCGTATCTGCAGAATTTACTAGGGGTAGTCGATACGTTCTTCATTGCCAAATTAGGACTAATTTCCATTGACGCCGTTGGCGTGACCAACGTCTACAGTGCCACGTACATCGGAGTATTTACGGCCGTCTCGGCAGCACTTTCCGTGTACCTATCGCGCGCCGTTGGTGCGAAGAATCTTGAACGTGGTCGTTCGGTGATATGGCACGGATTTGTTATCGCGTTAATCATCGGACTCATTGTATCCGTGATTTCGTTTTTGTTCGCGATACCACTCTTACATATCATGGGTACGCGAGGGACGTTGCAAGCGACGGCGCTACCATATTTCATGATTGTTCTCGGGATCTCACCCTTAATTGCATTTTTTACTGCTCAATCTGCTGCGTTTCGGGCTATTGGTCTAACGAAAGTTCCACTTCGTGTGGGACTGGAGATGAACGTCTTGCACGTCATCCTCGATTACGTGTTGATTTTCGGAGTCGGATCCTTCCATGGTTTGGGACTTGAGGGAGCAGCCATCGCGATGGTGATTGCTCGCTTGTATGCACTGATTCGCCTATGGGTTAAGTCGCGGCGCGTGGAAGCACTCACATTGCATGGGTCCGACTTGACGCTCTCGGGATCATTGAGTTGGAGCATGATCAAGTTCGCCGTGCCCGCCGCATTAGAACGTCTATCCATGCGTCTTGGTCAAGTTGTTTATTTCGGTCTCATCGTGCGCATGGGTGTTGACGTCTATGCAACACATAACATCGCTGGCACGCTCACCACATTTGGTTTCACTATCGGAAATGGATTCGCGGTAGCGGCAACCGCTACGATTGGGCAAGCGATCGGAGGCGGCAATGAATCGGATGTCAGGATATATCGCCGTTGGAGCTATATCGAATCAGCAGTTTCCATGACGGCAGTGGCGATCTTGTTATGTCTATTCAGCCCGTGGATTGGACTGCTGTTTACTCATAAACAACACGTCATTCATCTGTTGTTTATCATCCTGGCAATCGATATCTTCTCCCAGCCATTCCTGGCTGCTGTTTTGGTCGACACTTCTGCAATTCAAGCTGGCGGAAACAGTAGGTTCCCGATGATAACCACAATGATAGGTATTTGGGTGATTCGAACACTCGGGGTTTACGTTTTCGCCTGGCGTTTAGGATTTGGCTTACCCGCTGTGTGGGTAAGCATCGCATGCGACAATGCACTCCGTGCAGGATTGTTCTTGTGGTATCGCAGAACTCGGAACTGGGTGCAGAAATTAGCATGA
- a CDS encoding MFS transporter, protein MFQGTLRVGKACIHVPINVLAYIFVKMSAVPPYLLLSIPAGVWADRYDRKSLMLLMDALRMLLIVSLPVIHLFSTVRVFEIYGVMVLMSACSAVFDASYGAALPLVMGVESLKEGNTLRSIGASTSRILGPALGGALVVWFGTANTLILDAISYLVSLVSLGVIRQSFAEGTIPDKASTHFLADAREGMRYLFEHSLIRKLVLLAGIINFWGEAVFSVLLYHMRSELHIGATWSGVVMTFVGIGILVGSVSSLWMMNHISTSTSITGLLILQVVMPAVLSFTTIPALVALCVLVYASTSEMWSVMSSVIRQSVVPNQLLGRVGSTSRLFSWIAMPVGSASGGAVAQKFGAWDVFRGSSILQVLLIGWWIFGLKHVSSNQEHQPEIGSGQ, encoded by the coding sequence ATGTTTCAGGGAACTCTTAGAGTAGGAAAAGCTTGCATTCACGTTCCAATAAATGTCTTAGCGTATATTTTCGTTAAAATGTCGGCGGTACCCCCATACCTACTGTTAAGTATTCCAGCCGGGGTTTGGGCCGACCGCTATGACAGAAAATCATTGATGTTACTAATGGATGCTCTTCGGATGCTGCTGATCGTATCATTGCCAGTCATTCACTTATTTTCAACTGTCCGAGTGTTTGAGATTTACGGTGTAATGGTGTTAATGAGTGCGTGTTCGGCTGTATTCGATGCTTCTTATGGAGCGGCATTACCGCTGGTCATGGGAGTGGAATCCCTAAAGGAAGGGAATACACTACGTTCCATAGGGGCATCAACTTCTCGAATTTTGGGACCAGCGCTTGGTGGTGCGCTCGTTGTATGGTTCGGGACTGCCAATACATTGATCTTAGATGCCATTTCATACTTGGTGTCGCTTGTTAGTCTGGGGGTTATCCGGCAGTCATTTGCCGAAGGGACCATTCCAGACAAAGCATCCACTCACTTTCTCGCCGACGCTCGTGAGGGTATGCGGTACTTATTCGAGCATTCATTAATCCGCAAGCTGGTCCTGTTAGCCGGCATCATAAATTTTTGGGGAGAAGCTGTCTTTTCGGTATTGCTGTACCATATGCGCAGTGAGCTACACATCGGCGCAACATGGTCGGGTGTTGTGATGACTTTTGTGGGAATTGGTATTCTAGTTGGCTCAGTAAGCTCTTTGTGGATGATGAATCATATTTCAACATCCACCAGCATCACAGGCCTACTGATTTTGCAGGTGGTCATGCCAGCTGTCTTGTCGTTTACAACAATCCCAGCGCTGGTTGCACTTTGTGTGCTGGTTTATGCCAGCACATCTGAAATGTGGAGTGTCATGTCATCCGTGATTCGGCAATCCGTTGTTCCGAATCAACTTCTTGGGCGAGTTGGTAGTACAAGCCGTTTATTTTCCTGGATTGCTATGCCTGTTGGTTCAGCATCCGGCGGCGCCGTTGCACAAAAATTCGGCGCATGGGATGTGTTTCGAGGAAGTTCCATCCTTCAAGTACTGCTCATTGGATGGTGGATATTTGGATTGAAACACGTGTCATCGAATCAGGAGCATCAACCTGAAATAGGATCCGGTCAATAA
- a CDS encoding response regulator yields MTVKTLLVDDSMDTLEVLRLHFGFYADIEIVSTARDIQETLEVCSAQPVDLISIDIQLGVQSGFDLCKEIREKLPHTFITMCSLESDSEYQLCAARAGANYFLSKPVSFADISNLMLAYREFHARSKLAGQARSSLATLFDSIAHISDGGT; encoded by the coding sequence ATGACCGTTAAAACGTTGCTCGTAGACGACTCCATGGACACACTGGAAGTTTTGCGCCTTCACTTTGGGTTTTACGCCGATATAGAGATTGTGTCAACCGCTCGTGACATCCAAGAAACCCTCGAGGTCTGTAGCGCGCAGCCCGTGGACCTAATCTCAATCGACATTCAACTTGGCGTTCAAAGTGGATTTGATCTGTGCAAAGAAATTCGCGAAAAATTACCGCACACGTTTATAACCATGTGCTCACTAGAGTCTGATTCAGAGTATCAGCTCTGTGCAGCGAGGGCTGGAGCAAACTATTTCCTGTCCAAACCAGTGAGTTTCGCGGACATTTCAAACCTTATGCTGGCTTACAGAGAATTTCATGCCAGATCAAAACTCGCCGGCCAAGCCAGAAGCAGCCTAGCCACTTTATTCGATTCCATTGCACATATATCCGATGGGGGCACGTAA
- a CDS encoding EAL domain-containing protein, whose protein sequence is MNPLALVQNKIKNITQVVFVNSHVKEVHASILECLHNQHLPMVFQPIVNHTTQDIFAHESLSRPTYRGATIRPDVWFGVAHDYHHSLETDLLAIRNAIQQSSIGARSSEGQLLFINVMPSSLTSRSFHVELESIFRSGVCQPSQIILEIIEHVTYDPAALHDALHPLRDIGIRFALDDVGLGASNLSSIVELEPDLIKLDRALIAGISSSISKQKMVSQLVDYMGSGDRVIAEGIENMDDLDIVKQTGVHLSQGFIWGKPEPFHLVPTKQHLFGAQSVTVPVLKSELQNGTVQVHHGQIIVNNPKRIGNFATIEIPSDPRVNVIVNSTPSIGRILVQENDNIFVESHNVEPTSRLLTRESPDKMEVIVVRQITPGEQYQLADKEESAHIVLEIKSEAVYPGQLATESIIEVLQSCGYQGTLDESAIEQLCNARETTEVTVLRGKRPIAGTPNSYTEIEQPREYDPLHRRMKTSTVSVGMKVATLTRGTPGVHGYNVFGERLEPPLLGASPTVGPGVVEIGDMLVALRNGRLVFTKNKIDVVPELVIGHNLTSKDGNVDFDGDVIVYGSILDGAYIQSSGTVTVHGSVMCATVMGERGVFVSGSIVGSQVIAGQSKFLYQKTEPTLRRCITEYQRFRQEYKTLLQHAQNHPDKAANIPMIAYVLLEQRHPMLLSIFEQLSNDFRDLSSRDAVFAQLTHELRSKWLVIQRTKIHEQDVEFLHEQLVNFLDRVQTIASAEPADIRVNTVTSSILRATGKIVVKGSGVSTSTLESEDTILIKGSVRGGFMIAKHTVRVYELGTKSATETAVKVVDNTGLISIKIRHSNTVLQVGKQRDRNFEPQNNVLYRRLAYDR, encoded by the coding sequence TTGAATCCGTTAGCTCTTGTTCAAAACAAGATAAAAAACATTACACAAGTTGTCTTCGTAAATTCACACGTCAAGGAAGTACACGCGAGCATCTTAGAGTGTCTCCATAATCAACACCTGCCGATGGTGTTTCAGCCCATCGTAAACCACACGACCCAAGACATATTTGCCCATGAGTCACTCAGCAGACCCACATATCGAGGTGCAACCATTCGTCCGGACGTATGGTTTGGTGTCGCACACGACTACCATCATTCGCTGGAGACCGACCTCTTGGCCATTCGAAATGCGATACAGCAATCATCGATTGGAGCCAGAAGCAGCGAGGGGCAACTGCTGTTCATTAATGTAATGCCGAGTTCTCTTACTTCTCGGTCTTTCCACGTAGAATTAGAATCCATCTTCAGAAGCGGTGTGTGCCAGCCAAGTCAAATTATCCTGGAAATCATAGAACACGTCACATACGACCCTGCTGCTCTTCACGATGCCTTACATCCATTGAGAGACATTGGCATCCGATTTGCGTTGGATGATGTGGGACTAGGTGCATCCAATCTGTCATCGATTGTTGAATTGGAACCAGACCTGATCAAACTGGACCGGGCTTTAATTGCAGGCATATCATCCTCCATCTCCAAACAGAAGATGGTATCCCAGCTTGTCGACTACATGGGCTCTGGTGACCGCGTAATTGCGGAAGGCATCGAAAATATGGATGACTTAGATATCGTTAAACAGACGGGAGTCCATCTCAGTCAGGGCTTTATTTGGGGAAAACCAGAGCCGTTTCATCTCGTTCCTACAAAGCAGCACCTGTTCGGTGCCCAATCTGTCACTGTCCCTGTTTTGAAATCAGAACTCCAAAACGGTACTGTGCAAGTTCACCACGGACAAATTATCGTCAATAATCCCAAGCGAATTGGCAACTTTGCGACGATTGAAATCCCGTCAGACCCACGGGTGAACGTCATTGTAAACAGCACCCCATCGATTGGTCGGATTCTCGTTCAGGAGAACGACAACATCTTTGTTGAAAGTCACAACGTCGAACCAACCAGTAGACTCTTAACCAGAGAATCACCCGACAAAATGGAAGTTATCGTAGTTCGTCAAATTACACCTGGGGAACAATATCAATTGGCGGACAAAGAAGAATCAGCGCACATTGTACTTGAAATCAAATCCGAAGCTGTATATCCAGGCCAGCTTGCCACCGAATCAATCATTGAAGTCTTACAGTCCTGTGGATACCAAGGAACGCTCGATGAGTCAGCGATTGAACAACTGTGTAACGCTCGCGAGACAACTGAGGTGACTGTGTTACGAGGCAAGAGACCTATTGCCGGTACGCCGAATAGTTATACGGAAATCGAACAACCGCGGGAGTACGACCCTCTGCATCGTCGAATGAAAACTTCTACAGTGAGTGTAGGCATGAAAGTTGCCACACTGACCCGTGGTACACCTGGGGTTCACGGATATAACGTATTCGGAGAACGACTTGAACCGCCCTTGCTAGGCGCATCCCCAACGGTTGGGCCTGGTGTCGTTGAAATTGGGGATATGCTCGTCGCTTTGCGGAACGGACGTCTGGTGTTCACAAAGAACAAGATTGATGTTGTTCCTGAGCTGGTTATCGGACACAATCTGACCTCGAAAGACGGAAACGTCGATTTTGATGGAGATGTAATTGTATATGGTTCCATCCTCGACGGTGCTTATATCCAATCCTCGGGCACAGTCACAGTTCATGGCAGCGTGATGTGTGCGACCGTCATGGGAGAACGAGGAGTCTTTGTATCCGGATCGATTGTGGGCTCACAAGTCATCGCAGGGCAGTCAAAGTTTCTGTATCAGAAGACAGAGCCGACACTCAGAAGGTGCATTACGGAATACCAGCGGTTTCGTCAGGAATACAAAACTCTACTTCAGCATGCACAAAACCACCCTGACAAAGCGGCAAATATTCCGATGATTGCATATGTCCTTTTGGAACAGCGTCATCCCATGCTTCTCAGTATCTTCGAGCAACTCTCGAATGACTTCAGAGACCTTTCCTCAAGGGATGCTGTCTTTGCGCAATTGACTCATGAATTACGCTCAAAGTGGCTTGTTATTCAACGCACGAAGATCCACGAACAAGACGTGGAATTTCTCCATGAACAGTTGGTGAACTTTCTTGACCGTGTTCAAACAATCGCATCCGCGGAACCAGCAGATATACGAGTGAACACCGTCACCTCCAGCATATTAAGAGCAACCGGTAAAATTGTTGTAAAAGGTTCCGGGGTGTCCACGAGTACTCTAGAGTCTGAAGACACAATCCTCATCAAAGGTAGTGTACGTGGAGGATTTATGATCGCTAAGCACACAGTCCGTGTTTACGAGTTAGGAACAAAATCCGCTACTGAGACAGCGGTAAAGGTCGTTGACAACACTGGTCTGATTTCGATTAAAATCAGACATTCAAATACAGTACTTCAGGTTGGTAAACAACGTGACCGAAATTTCGAACCTCAAAATAACGTCTTGTATCGGAGGCTTGCTTATGACCGTTAA
- a CDS encoding MarR family transcriptional regulator — protein MEGNQDNETNIKRFHLYRGLRQIIHGLDSYRDGIARNFGISGAALYLLVCIEQSPQCSYKELAEYAGLAPNTVSSVLRSLIHQQFVSVVTDPIDRRIIRLNLTQAGSKIVEDTWNLLQSTSQAETDAQCTERVYHQLNQICGPS, from the coding sequence ATGGAAGGAAACCAAGATAATGAGACAAACATCAAGAGATTTCATCTATACCGAGGCCTGAGACAAATCATCCACGGATTGGACTCGTACAGAGACGGAATCGCACGTAATTTCGGAATCTCCGGAGCTGCGCTTTATCTCCTTGTTTGCATCGAACAATCGCCTCAGTGTAGCTACAAAGAGCTTGCAGAGTATGCGGGATTAGCACCAAACACAGTGTCGAGTGTTCTCCGGTCCCTGATTCATCAACAATTCGTGTCCGTTGTTACTGATCCAATTGACCGTCGGATTATTCGTCTTAACCTTACGCAAGCAGGCAGTAAAATTGTCGAAGATACATGGAATTTACTACAATCCACTTCACAGGCTGAAACGGATGCTCAATGTACAGAACGGGTATATCACCAGTTGAACCAGATTTGTGGTCCTTCCTAA